From the Methylomagnum ishizawai genome, the window CGCTTTCAGGGTGCCCACCGCCCGCAGGCTGGAGCGCCATTCCTCATAGCGGGCCGTGGCCGTGGACACCGTTTGGGGCGGATGTCCGTGTTCGGCGAGGTACTGCTTGATCATCTTGTTTTTGAACGCGATGAAGCCGAACACCGCCCCCAAGACCAAACCGACCACCAGGAGCATGATGAGCATCCGCTTGATCATGGGCGCGCACCGCCTCGGGAATGCACGGAATCCGGCATGGTTAATTCTCCGTTTTGTCTGTGGGGGGAGTGGTGGGGGGGCGTGCGGTTCCACCAACCGCCGCCCAAGGCTTGGAACAGGGCCGCGCTGTCGCCGAGCAGGGTGGCGCGGGCCTTGATCCAGCCGAGTTGCGCCTGTTTATAGTTGCGCTGGCTATCGAGCAGGGCCAGATAGCTCAAACCGCCGGTTTCGGACTGGGCTTGGGCCAAGGTCAGGTTTTCTTGGGCGATTTGCACGCTGGAGGCCTGCACTTCCAGGGTTTGGTGGTCGGCTTCCAGGTTCTTCAGGGTGTTGGCGACATCCTGGAAAGCCTGGAGGACGCTGCTGCGGTATTTGGCGGCGGCCTGCTGGAAACCAGCGATGGCCGCTTGCTGGGCGTGGGTGTTCTTGCCCCACTCGAACAAGGGCTGGGCCAGGTTCAAGCCCACGCCCCAAATCCCCGAACCCGGCATCAGCAACTGGCTGGCCTGGGTGGCGAAGCTGCCCAGGTCGGCTTTGAGGCTGATGTCGGGGAACATTTTGGCGGTCGCCACCCCGACCTGGGCGCTGGCGGAATGGGCGGCGGCTTCGGCGCTACGCACGTCGGGCCGCTGTTCGACCAGCTTCAAAGGCACGCTGAGGGGGAGCTCGGTGGGTGCCTGTAGGTCGTCCAGGGTGAATTCCTCCGGCAGGGGTTCCCCCGGAAAGCGTCCGGTCAACACCGCCAATTGGTGGCGGGATTGGGCGAGTTGTTGGCGTAGGGCGATGAGGTTGGCTTGGGATTCGTTGAAGGCGGAGGCCTGCGACAGGACCGCCGATTCGGCCACGGCCCCGAGTTGGGCCTGTTGCCGCAGGATGTCCAGCCCTTGCCGCTGGAGTTCGGCCAGTTCTTCCAAGCTGGCGAGTTGCCCCCTGAGCGAGGCTTCTTGGACCGCATTGGCGACGATATTCCCGGCCAAGGTCAGGTAGGCGGCTTCCAGCTGGAAGCGTTGATACTCTTCTTGGGCGGTTTGATCTTCGATCTGCCGCCTGACCTTGCCGAACAGATCGACGGTATAGGACACGCTGGCGGAAATATCGTAGATGGCGAAACGGTAATCGGGGCCGTTAGGATTACCGAACATGCCGGAGGCGATGGACTGGTAGCGGGACATGGCCGAGGCTTGGAACGAAGGCAAGGTACCGCTTTGCTGCGAGGCCAGGTTTTCCCGGACCTGGGCCAGCGAAGCCTGGGCGGAGGCGAGGTCGGGGTTGTTGATGAAAGCCCGCTCGATCAAGCCTTTCAGTTCGTGGGAGCGGAACAAGGTCCACCATTCGGCGGGGATATCCCGTCCCACCCTGATGCGCTGACTTGGGGGCGTGACGGGCCGCACGCCAGTATAGCTAGCGGCGGTGGACAGTTCGGGACGGCGGAAATCCGGGCCTAGCGTACATCCCTGGATCAATGCCGCGCAAGACACGGCAATGAGCGACCATTTCGCTGCTAGGAATGAATGGGTGGGAGGGTTGTTATGTTTCACTAGGGAGCGCTGTTGTTGCTTTATTAACTTCGCCTAGGCATGGGGTATATGGATACCGCTGCCCCGCTCTTTATTTGAGATCATCCTAGCCTTTCCGGGGTCAGCCCTAATCCCCTGGGCCTCTGGTCCTCTAATTCCCCCTACCCCAAGCCGGTGAAATAATCCCCCGCTCCTACCACGGTCCAGCGACTCCCGTGACCATTCCGCACGGGGTATCACCGGTTCCTTCCGATGCGTGGGTTTTGAGTGTAGCACGTCGCTTGGTTTTTCAAGCTTTCCATGTGGCTTGGCGGCATCGGATTAAGTCAACGGTTTTCACAGGCTTATCCGGTTGAAGCGGAGCGGGCGGGTGAAAAAACCCCTTCCGGCTCCACGGAGGGATTCCGCCTCTTACAAGGATGGGTTTTTGAAAAACCAGGAGGCGCGACAAGGGGTTGGGGTATATTGGTGGATAACGACGCACACCCTGTACCGGAAGAACCGCCATGTCCCGAACTGTACCAATGGAACCGGCAGATCGCCACCCATTTTCCGGGCCCGCCGAAGCCCATGGCGACGGGCTTGGTCCTGTGAGCCTGGGCAGGATCGTGGTGGGCGCTTGCAGCCTGCCAGCGGGGCCGGATCGCCATGCCGAGGACCACCTTTGTGAAATGTGTCTAATTGTTGCCAGACAGTTTCTAAGCCCGCGCTCCAAAGCGCTTGCCCAAATATACGGGTAAATACATTCCGCTGGCGGGGAGGCTATGCTAGATTTCCCTGCGGGCGGCAGTGCACGCCTTATCCCGTACCCTTCCCTATAACCCTTTCGAGGCTCCGCATGAAACCCATTGAAATCAACAGCGTCGTCAAGTCGGTCACGTTCCTGACCGCCCAACCCGACGGTACTTACCAGACCGAACGCCTTACCGAGACCGGTCCCCGTAAAAAACAAGCCAAGGCCTTGAGGCCCCTGGAACGCGTGGTCAGGAAATTGGTGAAGAGCGAACTGGCCGCCGCCAAGGTCTACCTGGAACGGCATGACCGTTCCAACCAGCGCAAGTCGAACGGCTGGTTGAAAGACCTCGGCAAGAACCTGGGCAAAGCCGTGAAATCGGCCAAGGACAGCGCCAAGCAGCCCAAATTGACCATCGTCCGCTAACCCCATCCCAGCGAAGCATCACCATGACAACCCAAACCTCCGAACAAACCCTGAATGCCGAGGACACCGCGCCCGGCATGATCATCCTCGACGTCGGCACCCAAAATGCCAAGCGCATCAAGAAGCTGTGCAAGGGCAAGGGCAAGCTGCTCCGCAAGGTCGATGAGGCCGTGGACCAGCTGCGCGACGCGGGCAAAGTCAAGCGGGATGCCCAGGTGGTCCTGGTCGTGGTCCGCAAGGAAGTCGGCCTGTTCGATTCCGACGACGACGATGACGACGACGATTGAAAGCGTCCCGTACCTCCGTGGGTCATGGCCCACGGGGGATTCAGGGACGGCGGGCGATATTCAACGGCGAGGGATGCGCCCGGATTTCCTCCACCATCCGCGACAGCAAGGGTCTCGGGCTCAATTCCTCGAACACCGGCGCCTCTTCCTGCAATAGATATTGGATGCTTTCCGTCCAGCGCACGCCGTGGTCCAACTGCTGCACCAGGTTATTGGCGACCTCGTCGTCGCGGTAAGGCAGGGCGGAAAAATTGGCGATCACCGGCACCATCAGCGGCGCGAAGGCAAAATCCGCGATGAAGGCGGCGAAGGCGCTTTTCATGGCCCCCATATAGCGCGAGTGAAAAGCGGTGCGGACATTGAGCGGCACCGCCCGCGCGCCCCTGGCCTCGAACAAACCGGCCAGCCGCCGCAAATCCGCCTCGGGACCGGATAGGACGGTCTGCGTGGGGGTATTGAGATTGGCCGCGTCCACGCTGTCGATACCCGATTCCGCGAACACCGCCGCGATGTCCCCACGGCTGGGGCCGATCACGGCCAACATCCCGCCGCCGCTCAATGCCCCCATCAAGGCACCGCGCTTCTGGACCAGTCGCAAGCCGTCGGCGAAACTGAACGCCTCGGCGATCAACAGGGCGTTATATTCGCCCAGGCTGTGCCCGGCGGCGAAATCCGGTGCCCGGCCCAAGCTGTCGCGCCGCTGGTAATAGGCCAGGGCACCGACGGTATACAGCGCCGGTTGGGTATAGGCAGTATCGGCCAGTTGGTCGCCGGGGTCTTCGAGGC encodes:
- a CDS encoding efflux transporter outer membrane subunit, whose translation is MSCAALIQGCTLGPDFRRPELSTAASYTGVRPVTPPSQRIRVGRDIPAEWWTLFRSHELKGLIERAFINNPDLASAQASLAQVRENLASQQSGTLPSFQASAMSRYQSIASGMFGNPNGPDYRFAIYDISASVSYTVDLFGKVRRQIEDQTAQEEYQRFQLEAAYLTLAGNIVANAVQEASLRGQLASLEELAELQRQGLDILRQQAQLGAVAESAVLSQASAFNESQANLIALRQQLAQSRHQLAVLTGRFPGEPLPEEFTLDDLQAPTELPLSVPLKLVEQRPDVRSAEAAAHSASAQVGVATAKMFPDISLKADLGSFATQASQLLMPGSGIWGVGLNLAQPLFEWGKNTHAQQAAIAGFQQAAAKYRSSVLQAFQDVANTLKNLEADHQTLEVQASSVQIAQENLTLAQAQSETGGLSYLALLDSQRNYKQAQLGWIKARATLLGDSAALFQALGGGWWNRTPPHHSPHRQNGELTMPDSVHSRGGARP
- the fabD gene encoding ACP S-malonyltransferase, with translation MTLIFLAPGQGAQMRGMGADLFDAYPQVVEEAEDILGYSLRRLCLEDPGDQLADTAYTQPALYTVGALAYYQRRDSLGRAPDFAAGHSLGEYNALLIAEAFSFADGLRLVQKRGALMGALSGGGMLAVIGPSRGDIAAVFAESGIDSVDAANLNTPTQTVLSGPEADLRRLAGLFEARGARAVPLNVRTAFHSRYMGAMKSAFAAFIADFAFAPLMVPVIANFSALPYRDDEVANNLVQQLDHGVRWTESIQYLLQEEAPVFEELSPRPLLSRMVEEIRAHPSPLNIARRP